In Nocardioides sp. JQ2195, a genomic segment contains:
- a CDS encoding DUF3145 domain-containing protein produces MTTTATRTSSPTTRGILFVHSAPSALCPHIEWAVGGVLGVAVSLEWTPQPAQAGTYRAELSWTGDAGSAAAVASALRGWNHLRFEITEEPTSSTEGSRYSFTPELGVFHAVTGLHGDIMIPEDRLKAAVVKAALGDTTVLNEIDKLLGKPWDDELETFRHASDGAPVRWLHQVV; encoded by the coding sequence GTGACCACGACTGCAACGCGCACCAGCAGCCCCACGACGAGGGGAATCCTCTTCGTGCACTCCGCGCCGTCCGCACTGTGCCCACACATCGAGTGGGCCGTGGGCGGCGTACTCGGGGTTGCCGTGAGCCTTGAGTGGACCCCCCAGCCTGCCCAGGCCGGGACCTACCGTGCCGAGCTCTCCTGGACGGGGGACGCCGGCTCGGCTGCTGCTGTTGCCTCGGCCCTGCGTGGCTGGAACCACCTGCGCTTCGAGATCACCGAGGAGCCCACCTCGAGCACCGAGGGCAGCCGCTACTCGTTCACCCCCGAGCTCGGCGTCTTCCACGCGGTGACCGGCCTGCACGGCGACATCATGATCCCCGAGGACCGCCTCAAGGCCGCCGTCGTCAAGGCGGCACTGGGCGACACCACCGTGCTCAACGAGATCGACAAGCTCCTCGGCAAGCCGTGGGACGACGAGCTCGAGACCTTCCGGCACGCCAGTGACGGCGCTCCGGTGCGCTGGCTGCACCAGGTCGTCTGA
- a CDS encoding alpha/beta hydrolase produces MSHRLARPALEGTVAVRDGRRLSFAEYGSTSGRPVIWMHGTPGARRQIPIEARAYAVAHGLRIIGIDRPGIGSSTTHLYPQVIDWAADLAIFADTLGLEAFDLIGLSGGGPYVLAAGAALPERVRGVAVLGGVAPTRGPDAAPDGIVQLAVHLAPLLSAARVPLGITLTQAIRMVKPLAGPALALYAALQPVGDKTLLGRPEFKAMFLDDLLNGTRFQSSAPLNDLVLFTRDWGFRLADVQVPVRWWHGDADHIVPFAHGRHVVDRLPDARLFTMDGESHLGGLGVAQEVLDVLGALGPRRGEAQNS; encoded by the coding sequence ATGAGCCACCGTCTGGCCCGCCCGGCCCTCGAGGGGACTGTCGCGGTGCGTGACGGCCGGCGCCTGAGCTTCGCCGAGTACGGCTCCACGAGCGGGCGTCCCGTCATCTGGATGCACGGCACCCCGGGCGCGCGGCGCCAGATCCCCATCGAGGCCCGGGCGTACGCCGTGGCGCACGGCCTGCGGATCATCGGCATCGACCGGCCCGGCATCGGATCGTCGACGACTCACCTCTACCCGCAGGTCATCGACTGGGCGGCCGACCTGGCGATCTTCGCCGACACCCTGGGGCTCGAGGCCTTCGACCTGATCGGGCTCTCCGGGGGTGGGCCCTACGTGCTGGCCGCCGGGGCCGCGCTGCCCGAGCGGGTGCGCGGGGTGGCCGTTCTGGGCGGCGTGGCTCCCACCCGGGGCCCGGACGCCGCGCCCGACGGCATCGTGCAGCTGGCAGTGCACCTGGCTCCGTTGCTCTCGGCCGCGCGCGTGCCGCTCGGGATCACGCTCACCCAGGCCATCCGGATGGTCAAGCCGTTGGCCGGCCCGGCGCTGGCTCTCTACGCAGCGCTCCAGCCGGTCGGGGACAAGACGTTGCTCGGGCGACCGGAGTTCAAGGCGATGTTCCTCGACGACCTGCTCAACGGAACCCGTTTCCAGAGCTCGGCGCCGCTCAACGACCTGGTGCTGTTCACCCGGGACTGGGGCTTCCGGCTCGCCGACGTGCAGGTGCCGGTGCGCTGGTGGCACGGCGATGCGGACCACATCGTGCCGTTCGCGCACGGGCGGCACGTGGTCGATCGTCTGCCCGACGCGCGGCTGTTCACGATGGACGGCGAGAGCCACCTGGGTGGACTGGGCGTCGCCCAGGAGGTGCTCGACGTGCTCGGCGCCCTCGGTCCGCGACGTGGTGAGGCGCAGAACAGCTGA
- a CDS encoding protein phosphatase 2C domain-containing protein: protein MLRFTGVGVTDVGHVRDHNEDSGFVGPYLALVADGVGGAAAGEIASATTTYAVTAGASALPDADPRAALAEAVAAARRQLLDGVAKDLRRAGMATTLTAVATDGTRVALAHVGDSRAYLVHEGHLVQLSTDHTFVQQLVEEGHLTPAQARVHHWKNVVLRALPGSDTGEIEAADVLELEVSPGDRIMLCSDGLSDLVDDELIAEGLLIADPRSASARLVSEALAAGGNDNVTCVVVDVIDGPRVVGDGQWLGAVRDPANVVDPSAAEMS from the coding sequence ATGCTGAGATTCACCGGAGTCGGTGTCACCGACGTGGGGCACGTGCGCGACCACAACGAGGACTCGGGCTTCGTCGGCCCCTACCTGGCCCTGGTCGCCGACGGTGTCGGCGGTGCCGCGGCGGGGGAGATCGCCTCCGCAACCACGACGTACGCCGTGACCGCCGGTGCCTCGGCCCTGCCGGACGCGGATCCGCGTGCGGCGCTCGCCGAGGCGGTGGCCGCGGCCCGCCGACAGCTGCTCGACGGTGTCGCGAAGGACCTGCGTCGAGCCGGTATGGCCACCACCTTGACCGCGGTGGCCACCGACGGGACACGCGTGGCGCTGGCCCACGTCGGGGACTCCCGGGCCTACCTCGTCCACGAGGGGCACCTGGTCCAGCTCTCCACCGACCACACCTTCGTGCAGCAGCTGGTGGAGGAGGGCCACCTCACGCCTGCCCAGGCGCGGGTGCACCACTGGAAGAACGTCGTCCTGCGCGCGCTGCCGGGCAGCGACACCGGAGAGATCGAGGCCGCCGACGTCCTGGAGCTCGAGGTGTCGCCCGGTGACCGGATCATGTTGTGCAGCGACGGGTTGAGCGACCTCGTCGACGACGAGCTGATCGCTGAGGGGTTGCTCATCGCCGACCCGCGCTCGGCCTCGGCCCGTCTGGTCTCGGAGGCGTTGGCGGCCGGTGGCAACGACAACGTGACCTGCGTGGTGGTCGACGTGATCGACGGCCCCCGGGTCGTCGGAGACGGTCAGTGGCTGGGGGCTGTGCGCGACCCGGCGAACGTCGTGGACCCCTCGGCCGCCGAGATGTCGTGA
- a CDS encoding DUF2784 domain-containing protein — protein MQTDSGPAPGGLEVRRRRWTAWLWVPALCVLVAVGLWWTGRPSPLPTSDRSIEVTVKTGQQVYVGVSVDVDRDIEISGVEMETTSSTGDPLTTEGLDLRTWICRDGAISQTTEPERFCADVLPAEGSSLHLGGADQLMLSVDSSTPVDLHLDRLRIEYREGLQRATQDFGPTFDIAVLGEPG, from the coding sequence ATGCAGACGGATTCGGGTCCCGCACCCGGCGGGCTCGAGGTCAGGCGCAGGCGTTGGACGGCCTGGTTGTGGGTCCCAGCACTGTGCGTCCTGGTGGCCGTCGGGCTGTGGTGGACGGGCCGCCCGTCACCGCTGCCGACCAGCGATCGCAGCATCGAGGTGACCGTCAAGACCGGGCAGCAGGTGTATGTCGGCGTGAGCGTGGACGTCGACCGGGACATCGAGATCTCCGGGGTCGAGATGGAGACCACCTCGTCCACCGGGGATCCGCTCACCACCGAGGGACTCGACCTCAGGACCTGGATCTGCAGGGACGGCGCCATCTCGCAGACCACCGAGCCCGAGCGCTTCTGCGCCGACGTGCTGCCCGCCGAAGGGAGCTCGTTGCACCTCGGCGGCGCCGACCAGCTGATGCTCAGTGTCGACTCGAGCACGCCCGTGGACCTGCACCTCGACCGCTTGCGGATCGAGTACCGCGAGGGCCTTCAACGGGCCACCCAGGACTTCGGCCCCACCTTCGACATCGCCGTCCTCGGCGAGCCGGGCTGA
- a CDS encoding serine/threonine-protein kinase, translated as MGTLIAGRYEIGREIGRGGMGAVLLARDVVLDREVAVKRVGLTPGTDDTDIERVRREARVSAMLNHEHVVAVYDLVREGDAHWLVMEYVPSVNLGELIRRDGPLTPDDAARVVGQAATAVAAAHEAGIVHRDIKPSNLLVASDRTVKLSDFGIARTGDDPTLTQTGMVTGSPGYLSPEVASGHPASPASDVWSLGATVFHAVTGGPPYDTTENLIGALYRIVHEEPPRTDRAGWLEPLLLATMHRDPRARWSAQDVARFLNGGPGRAPAPVSVAVPASAPPAAATQHPAADPARHTPVEPVEPTAVFTPADDAKRSRGPAMIGALALVAAVVLGAWLMVRDDGDPGRASGADRDRTSQGTPKSSDTPPSDAPTAEGMSQFVTDYLGTVTKDPATTWTMLTPAFQDASGGYDSYSGFWGGVASAKVSDIVADPETLEVSYHVDYTVKGGEKSSDDVRLRLTYADGSYKINDEL; from the coding sequence GTGGGGACACTCATCGCAGGGCGCTACGAGATCGGGCGCGAGATCGGGCGCGGCGGCATGGGCGCGGTCCTGCTCGCCCGAGACGTGGTCCTCGACCGCGAGGTCGCCGTGAAGCGCGTGGGGCTGACCCCTGGCACCGACGACACCGACATCGAGCGCGTACGCCGGGAGGCGCGGGTCTCCGCGATGCTCAACCACGAGCACGTGGTGGCGGTCTACGACCTGGTCAGGGAGGGCGACGCCCACTGGCTGGTGATGGAGTACGTCCCCTCGGTGAACCTCGGCGAGCTGATCCGCAGGGACGGCCCGCTCACCCCCGACGACGCGGCCCGGGTGGTCGGCCAGGCCGCGACCGCCGTCGCCGCGGCGCACGAGGCCGGCATCGTGCACCGCGACATCAAGCCCAGCAACCTGTTGGTCGCCAGCGACCGCACCGTGAAGCTCAGCGACTTCGGGATCGCGCGCACCGGCGACGACCCGACCTTGACCCAGACCGGCATGGTCACGGGCAGTCCCGGCTACCTCTCCCCCGAGGTCGCCTCCGGCCACCCTGCCAGCCCGGCCAGCGACGTGTGGTCGCTGGGTGCGACGGTCTTCCACGCGGTGACCGGCGGGCCGCCGTACGACACCACGGAGAACCTGATCGGGGCCCTCTACCGGATCGTCCACGAGGAGCCGCCGCGCACGGACCGGGCCGGCTGGCTCGAGCCGTTGCTGCTGGCGACGATGCACCGCGACCCGAGGGCGCGCTGGTCGGCCCAGGACGTCGCCCGATTCCTCAACGGTGGCCCGGGACGGGCACCCGCCCCCGTGTCCGTCGCCGTGCCGGCCTCGGCTCCGCCCGCTGCCGCGACGCAGCACCCGGCCGCCGATCCGGCGCGTCACACGCCCGTCGAGCCCGTCGAGCCAACCGCCGTGTTCACCCCCGCCGACGACGCGAAGCGGTCGCGCGGGCCCGCGATGATCGGTGCCCTGGCACTCGTCGCAGCAGTCGTGCTCGGCGCATGGCTGATGGTTCGCGACGACGGCGATCCGGGACGTGCGAGCGGCGCGGACCGTGACCGGACCAGCCAGGGCACGCCCAAGAGCTCCGACACCCCGCCGTCCGACGCGCCGACCGCCGAGGGCATGTCGCAGTTCGTCACCGACTACCTCGGAACCGTCACCAAGGACCCGGCCACGACCTGGACCATGCTGACGCCGGCCTTCCAGGACGCCAGCGGTGGCTACGACTCCTACAGCGGGTTCTGGGGCGGCGTGGCGAGCGCCAAGGTCTCCGACATCGTGGCCGATCCCGAGACCCTCGAGGTGAGCTATCACGTCGACTACACCGTCAAGGGCGGTGAGAAGTCGAGCGACGACGTGCGGTTGCGCCTGACCTATGCCGACGGCTCCTACAAGATCAACGACGAGCTCTGA